Proteins encoded in a region of the Panicum hallii strain FIL2 chromosome 3, PHallii_v3.1, whole genome shotgun sequence genome:
- the LOC112887926 gene encoding protein FAR1-RELATED SEQUENCE 5-like, translating into MEGERTEGDELIVDYVDCLMSLDTNARAGPSDGLIFGAPVVEGAVGGGTEPDAMRDFASAEDPKEPVLGMTFESDEAAKAFYNEYARRLGFPFRVGRSRRSKGTEEVVVMKRFVCSREGVYKKKQTSPDEATRKRERMSMREGCNAMMEVVRESDHWVVSKLEKAHNHDLGTCSTNVGCLRARGLLGGSDKVTMVGPDEMAFLRQNVLGEGGDAQGLIDYLKKTQASDPAFSHAIQVDKNGCVVNVFWADARAKAAYRHFGDAVTFDTSYKKNKYMMPFVTFSGVNHHLQPVIFGCALLMEETEFSFVWLFETWLSAMGGKVPCSLVTDQNRAMKAAIGKVFPNSCHRFCKWNILSRTRQKLTHVYTEHPTLRDELESCVLESETIATFETKWTSIIDKYDLRKNSWLQAIYNIRQKWVPLYLMDTFFGEIAPTWKLETMNDFYKKYFNAKTTLEVFLNQFNLSMASQYEDEAKADMDTYLNKATTKTASLIEKQAASTYTKAVFSKFQEEFTESLGFIIQKTGDGCISKYSITKDEDPSETFYVTYNASNKMAKCSCKYFEFSGILCRHILGVYIIVDPRTLPPDYFLRRWTRKARDDDALLEENNNYHDEDPSQSITSRYNVLCVDAIRCAEKGAGSEAVYKAAKDILQKAYQEIIAYERNPGRGSQRDAININEDVTIDDAMNDQSMPDSGRKDVHLTVGNKDNFV; encoded by the exons ATGGAGGGAGAACGGACCGAAGGCGATGAGCTGATTGTCGATTATGTCGATTGTCTCATGTCTCTGGACACCAACGCTCGGGCTGGCCCGAGCGATGGTCTCATTTTCGGTGCTCCTGTTGTGGAAGGGGCGGTTGGAGGCGGAACGGAGCCGGATGCCATGAGAGATTTTGCTTCAGCTGAGGACCCCAAGGAGCCTGTGCTCGGTATGACATTCGAGTCTGACGAAGCTGCAAAGGCGTTCTACAATGAGTATGCCAGGCGGCTCGGTTTCCCCTTCCGTGTTGGCAGGTCTCGGCGCTCCAAGGGCACAGAGGAGGTAGTTGTCATGAAGAGGTTCGTTTGCTCCAGGGAAGGGGTGTACAAGAAGAAACAGACCTCACCAGATGAGGCTACAAGGAAGCGTGAGAGGATGTCAATGCGGGAAGGTTGCAATGCTATGATGGAGGTGGTTAGGGAGTCAGACCATTGGGTTGTCTCCAAGCTTGAGAAGGCACACAATCATGACCTGGGCACTTGCAGTACCAACGTTGGGTGTCTTCGTGCTAGAGGTTTGCTAGGTGGATCTGATAAGGTCACTATGGTGGGGCCTGACGAGATGGCATTTCTTAGGCAGAATGTTCTTGGGGAAGGAGGAGATGCTCAGGGCCTTATTGATTATCTCAAGAAGACACAAGCCAGTGACCCTGCTTTCTCCCATGCCATACAGGTTGACAAGAATGGCTGCGTGGTGAATGTTTTCTGGGCTGATGCTAGGGCCAAAGCAGCTTATCGGCATTTTGGGGATGCTGTTACATTCGACACGTCGTACAAAAAGAACAAGTACATGATGCCTTTTGTTACTTTCTCAGGAGTCAACCATCATCTGCAGCCTGTTATTTTTGGATGTGCATTGCTTATGGAAGAGACTGAGTTCTCGTTTGTTTGGCTATTTGAAACATGGCTATCAGCAATGGGAGGAAAGGTGCCATGCTCATTAGTCACTGACCAAAACAGGGCCATGAAGGCTGCAATTGGGAAGGTTTTTCCAAATTCCTGTCACCGTTTCTGTAAGTGGAATATTTTGAGTAGGACCAGACAAAAGCTGACCCATGTATACACAGAGCATCCAACCCTAAGAGATGAGCTTGAAAGCTGTGTTCTTGAGTCTGAAACTATTGCCACATTTGAAACAAAATGGACGTCAATCATTGATAAATATGACTTGAGAAAGAATTCATGGCTTCAAGCAATATACAACATCCGCCAAAAGTGGGTTCCTTTGTACTTGATGGATACATTCTTTGGAGAAATTGCGCCCACATGGAAATTGGAAACCATGAATGATTTCTATAAGAAATATTTTAATGCAAAAACAACACTGGAAGTTTTTCTTAATCAGTTCAATTTGAGCATGGCAAGCCAATATGAGGATGAAGCAAAAGCTGATATGGACACCTACTTAAACAAGGCAACTACAAAAACTGCATCCCTAATAGAGAAACAGGCAGCAAGCACCTATACCAAAGCAGTCTTCAGTAAATTTCAGGAGGAATTCACAGAGTCTCTGGGTTTTATTATTCAGAAAACTGGTGATGGTTGTATAAGCAAATACAGCATCACGAAAGATGAAGATCCATCCGAAACATTCTATGTGACTTATAATGCTTCGAATAAGATGGCAAAATGTAGTTGCAAATATTTTGAATTCTCAGGTATTTTGTGCCGTCATATTCTTGGAGTATACATAATAGTCGATCCGCGCACACTTCCTCCTGATTACTTTTTGAGAAGATGGACAAGGAAAGCCAGAGATGATGATGCTTTGTTAGAAGAAAACAACAATTATCATGATGAGGATCCTTCTCAGTCCATTACTAGCCGTTACAATGTCCTATGTGTTGATGCCATTAGATGTGCTGAGAAGGGAGCTGGATCAGAGGCAGTCTACAAAGCAGCAAAAGATATCTTACAGAAGGCATATCAAGAGATTATTGCTTATGAAAGAAATCCTGGTCGGGGTTCCCAAAGGGATGCCATTAACATCAATGAGGACGTCACAATAGATGATGCAATGAATGATCAGTCTATGCCAGATTCTGGACGGAAG GATGTCCACCTGACTGTAGGAAACAAGGACAATTTTGTTTGA
- the LOC112886851 gene encoding glutathione S-transferase T3-like, protein MPPTPNFDNSPTQVKSRTSNFTIAEDKAICSAFINVSKDPIVGVNQSSEAYWDRVHKFLYSNTPVERQRPPPSIRKRWGTIQKDTARFCGYKAEQDRKNQSGKMEEDRIEDAKKQYHALVGKPFAFMHCWESLRGQRKWLDLVGAKGKDADNNGEESTPDLVDLGFPEEDANDSRPIGRDSAKKRRSSELQSSSTASAYVEVLQKMTDHKGKQIVAEVEWATAFNDREDRKLTLEEKKREDGIMKMDLSALDPYQRRYFRREIKAILARTGADDDEQEMDDDFGA, encoded by the exons ATGCCACCTACTCCAAACTTTGACAACAGCCCTACCCAAGTGAAAAGTCGAACCAGCAACTTCACAATTGCTGAGGACAAAGCTATATGTTCTGCCTTCATAAATGTGTCCAAAGATCCCATTGTCGGTGTCAATCAGAGTAGTGAAGCTTACTGGGACCGTGTGCACAAGTTCCTATATTCAAACACCCCAGTAGAGAGACAGAGGCCGCCACCGTCCATCCGGAAGCGCTGGGGAACTATCCAAAAAGATACTGCAAGGTTTTGTGGCTACAAAGCCGAACAAGACAGGAAAAATCAATCCGGCAAGATGGAAGAAGATAGG ATTGAAGATGCCAAGAAGCAGTACCATGCCCTTGTTGGGAAGCCATTCGCATTCATGCATTGCTGGGAATCACTTCGTGGCCAAAGGAAGTGGCTGGACCTTGTGGGGGCGAAAGGAAAAGACGCGGACAACAATGGTGAAGAGTCAACGCCTGATCTTGTAGACCTTGGCTTCCCTGAAGAAGATGCAAATGACAGTCGTCCAATTGGCCGAGATTCTGCgaagaagagaaggagcagTGAGCTGCAGTCATCTTCCACAGCTTCCGCTTACGTGGAAGTCCTTCAAAAAATGACAGACCACAAAGGAAAACAAATTGTGGCGGAGGTGGAGTGGGCTACTGCTTTCAACGATCGCGAAGATCGGAAGCTCACTTTGGAAGAGAAGAAAAGGGAAGATGGGATCATGAAAATGGATCTATCTGCGCTCGATCCATATCAGCGGAGGTACTTTCGTCGGGAGATCAAGGCGATCCTTGCAAGGACAGGTGCTGACGACGATGAGCAGGAAATGGACGACGACTTTGGCGCTTGA
- the LOC112887371 gene encoding 2-alkenal reductase (NADP(+)-dependent)-like isoform X1, which yields MASSAAAVVAEAEGEEVTNRQVILKRYVTGCPTVDDMEVVAGAVRLAVPPGSAAVLVKNLYLSCDPFMRTRMTRHSEPGFVPDYVPGKVLDTCNVSKVVLSGHPDFKPGDLLWGVTGWEEYSLIPNPMFCHRINHHEFPLSYYTGVLGVPGLTAYAGLFEVGKARKGEYVFVSAAAGAVGQIVGQLAKLTGCYVVGSAGSDHKVNLLKTKFGFDDAFNYKKELDLNAALKRCFPHGIDVYFENVGGAMLDAVLRNMRPRGRIAVCGQVSQYNLERPDGVDLFQLVGKHICMEGFLVSEYAGEYYRRFEEEMARYLKEGKVVYVEEVAEGIEAAPAALVGLFAGRNVGKQVVAVARE from the exons ATGGCGTCGTCCGCAGCTGCGGTGGTAGCTGaggcggagggggaggaggtgaCCAACAGGCAGGTGATCCTGAAGCGCTACGTGACCGGGTGCCCCACGGTGGACGACATGGAGGTGGTCGCCGGCGCCGTGCGCCTGGCCGTGCCGCCGGGGTCGGCGGCCGTCCTGGTCAAGAACCTGTACCTCTCGTGCGACCCCTTCATGCGCACCCGCATGACGAGGCACTCCGAGCCCGGCTTCGTCCCCGACTACGTCCCTGGCAAG GTTCTCGATACTTGTAATGTGAGCAAGGTTGTGCTATCTGGCCACCCGGATTTCAAGCCCGGCGATCTTTTGTGGGGTGTGACCGGGTGGGAAGAGTACAGCCTGATCCCCAACCCAATGTTCTGTCACAGGATCAATCACCACGAATTTCCACTGTCCTATTACACCGGCGTTCTTG GTGTGCCGGGCCTTACTGCATATGCTGGACTTTTTGAAGTGGGCAAGGCCAGGAAAGGTGAGTATGTCTTCGTCTCAGCGGCTGCAGGCGCCGTCGGTCAGATCGTTGGGCAGCTTGCTAAGCTCACAGGCTGCTACGTTGTCGGCAGCGCCGGCTCTGATCACAAGGTCAATCTGTTGAAAACAAAGTTTGGCTTCGACGACGCTTTCAATTACAAGAAGGAGCTGGACCTCAACGCTGCCTTGAAGAG GTGCTTCCCTCATGGCATCGACGTCTACTTCGAGAACGTGGGCGGCGCGATGCTGGACGCCGTCCTGCGCAACATGCGCCCCCGCGGCCGGATCGCCGTGTGCGGGCAGGTCTCGCAGTACAACCTGGAGCGGCCGGACGGCGTCGACCTCTTCCAGCTCGTCGGCAAGCACATCTGCATGGAGGGCTTCCTGGTGTCCGAGTACGCCGGCGAGTACTACCGCCGGTTCGAGGAGGAGATGGCGCGGTACCTCAAGGAAGGGAAGGTCGTCTACGTGGAGGAAGTCGCCGAGGGGATCGAGGCGGCGCCGGCAGCACTCGTGGGGCTCTTCGCCGGCCGCAACGTCGGCAAGCAGGTGGTCGCCGTCGCAAGGGAGTAA
- the LOC112887371 gene encoding 2-alkenal reductase (NADP(+)-dependent)-like isoform X2: MASSAAAVVAEAEGEEVTNRQVILKRYVTGCPTVDDMEVVAGAVRLAVPPGSAAVLVKNLYLSCDPFMRTRMTRHSEPGFVPDYVPGKVFVIVSISTCYVTVCQVLDTCNVSKVVLSGHPDFKPGDLLWGVTGWEEYSLIPNPMFCHRINHHEFPLSYYTGVLGVPGLTAYAGLFEVGKARKGEYVFVSAAAGAVGQIVGQLAKLTGCYVVGSAGSDHKVNLLKTKFGFDDAFNYKKELDLNAALKRCFPHGIDVYFENVGGAMLDAVLRNMRPRGRIAVCGQVSQYNLERPDGVDLFQLVGKHICMEGFLVSEYAGEYYRRFEEEMARYLKEGKVVYVEEVAEGIEAAPAALVGLFAGRNVGKQVVAVARE; this comes from the exons ATGGCGTCGTCCGCAGCTGCGGTGGTAGCTGaggcggagggggaggaggtgaCCAACAGGCAGGTGATCCTGAAGCGCTACGTGACCGGGTGCCCCACGGTGGACGACATGGAGGTGGTCGCCGGCGCCGTGCGCCTGGCCGTGCCGCCGGGGTCGGCGGCCGTCCTGGTCAAGAACCTGTACCTCTCGTGCGACCCCTTCATGCGCACCCGCATGACGAGGCACTCCGAGCCCGGCTTCGTCCCCGACTACGTCCCTGGCAAGGTTTTTGTTAT CGTTTCTATTTCTACATGCTATGTAACTGTGTGTCAGGTTCTCGATACTTGTAATGTGAGCAAGGTTGTGCTATCTGGCCACCCGGATTTCAAGCCCGGCGATCTTTTGTGGGGTGTGACCGGGTGGGAAGAGTACAGCCTGATCCCCAACCCAATGTTCTGTCACAGGATCAATCACCACGAATTTCCACTGTCCTATTACACCGGCGTTCTTG GTGTGCCGGGCCTTACTGCATATGCTGGACTTTTTGAAGTGGGCAAGGCCAGGAAAGGTGAGTATGTCTTCGTCTCAGCGGCTGCAGGCGCCGTCGGTCAGATCGTTGGGCAGCTTGCTAAGCTCACAGGCTGCTACGTTGTCGGCAGCGCCGGCTCTGATCACAAGGTCAATCTGTTGAAAACAAAGTTTGGCTTCGACGACGCTTTCAATTACAAGAAGGAGCTGGACCTCAACGCTGCCTTGAAGAG GTGCTTCCCTCATGGCATCGACGTCTACTTCGAGAACGTGGGCGGCGCGATGCTGGACGCCGTCCTGCGCAACATGCGCCCCCGCGGCCGGATCGCCGTGTGCGGGCAGGTCTCGCAGTACAACCTGGAGCGGCCGGACGGCGTCGACCTCTTCCAGCTCGTCGGCAAGCACATCTGCATGGAGGGCTTCCTGGTGTCCGAGTACGCCGGCGAGTACTACCGCCGGTTCGAGGAGGAGATGGCGCGGTACCTCAAGGAAGGGAAGGTCGTCTACGTGGAGGAAGTCGCCGAGGGGATCGAGGCGGCGCCGGCAGCACTCGTGGGGCTCTTCGCCGGCCGCAACGTCGGCAAGCAGGTGGTCGCCGTCGCAAGGGAGTAA
- the LOC112887242 gene encoding 2-alkenal reductase (NADP(+)-dependent)-like encodes MAAAAGEEVANKRVVLKRYVTGFPSEDDMEVVTATASLAVPPGSTAMVVKNLYVSCDPYMRGRMTKHERPSYVPDFVLGEVLVNFGVSRVIASGHPDFKVGDLVWGMTGWEEYTLVPKPESFFKIHHPEFPLSYYAGVLGMPGLTAWAGFFDVGKPKKGDYVFVSAASGAVGQLVGQLAKLTGCYVVGSAGSDEKVNLLKTRFGFDEAFNYKKEQDLDATLRRYFPEGIDIYFENVGGPTLEAVLSNMRNHGRIPVCGMISQYNLEQPEGVHNLFQIVAKRLRMEGFVVLDYFSEYYKFEEEMAGYLKEGKITYVEDIAEGLERAPAALIGLYSGRNVGKQLVAVARE; translated from the exons atggcagcggcggcgggagagGAGGTGGCGAACAAGAGGGTGGTCCTGAAGCGCTACGTGACGGGGTTCCCGTCGGAGGACGACATGGAGGTGgtcacggcgacggcgagcctgGCCGTGCCGCCGGGGTCGACGGCCATGGTGGTCAAGAACCTCTACGTCTCCTGCGACCCCTACATGCGCGGCCGCATGACCAAGCACGAACGGCCCAGCTACGTCCCGGACTTCGTCCTCGGGGAG GTTTTGGTTAATTTTGGCGTCAGCAGGGTGATAGCATCTGGGCACCCGGATTTCAAGGTTGGCGATCTTGTGTGGGGGATGACAGGATGGGAGGAGTACACTCTCGTCCCTAAACCGGAGTCGTTTTTCAAGATCCATCACCCTGAGTTCCCTCTGTCCTACTACGCAGGTGTTCTTG GCATGCCCGGCCTTACTGCTTGGGCTGGATTTTTCGATGTCGGCAAGCCTAAGAAAGGCGATTACGTTTTTGTCTCGGCTGCATCAGGTGCCGTTGGTCAGCTTGTTGGGCAGCTTGCTAAGCTCACGGGCTGTTATGTGGTTGGCAGTGCTGGTTCTGATGAGAAG GTTAACCTGCTGAAAACCAGGTTTGGCTTCGACGAAGCATTCAACTACAAGAAAGAGCAGGACCTTGATGCCACCTTGAGGAG GTACTTCCCTGAGGGCATCGACATCTACTTCGAGAACGTGGGTGGCCCGACGCTAGAGGCCGTGCTGTCCAACATGCGCAACCACGGGCGGATCCCCGTGTGCGGCATGATCTCGCAGTACAACCTTGAGCAGCCGGAGGGCGTGCACAACCTCTTCCAGATCGTCGCCAAGCGCCTGCGCATGGAGGGATTCGTGGTCTTGGACTACTTCAGCGAGTACTACAAGTTCGAGGAGGAGATGGCAGGGTACCTCAAGGAGGGGAAGATCACCTACGTCGAGGACATTGCTGAAGGGCTGGagagggcgccggcggcgctgaTTGGGCTCTACTCCGGGCGCAACGTCGGCAAGCAACTGGTTGCCGTCGCGCGGGAGTGA